From the genome of Rhododendron vialii isolate Sample 1 chromosome 10a, ASM3025357v1:
CTCCAAATACATTCAAGCCCCCGAAAAGAGGGTGGCACAGCGTACGACATTTAGCTCCTCCCTGGAGCAAATATCGCACCTACGACAAAAAGTAAAGATGGAAAACAACAATGAGCCCTGAAGCCTCACAACGGACCTCCAGAAATGACAGAAATCTCTAGCACTACCCAGTTCAGTAAACTTACATATCCTTTAGCCAATGCAGAGTTGCATAGTCACAAGGAAATCCATACCTCTCTAAGTAGCTCTGAAGGTAAACCAGTCGCATCAAATGAAGTGAAGGGAGCCGGCACATTACGTCCCTGATGAGAGTTGACAAGAAAAACCATCTGAATCCATCATCATGGTATTTAATGGACAATTAAACTATACACAGGATACAACAGAAAATAGAGGAGGTTTAAGAAACAAGATCAGCTGAAATTTGAGAGAAAACTGTCGCAACAACGTTCAAGCAAATGGAATGCAGAAGTACGACTAAGGCATCACATACCATACGATGGGCCCTTAAATAAGTAATAAAAGCCTCATAAGATACTTACAGTAACAGTTATTTCATGCCGACGCCGATAAGACTCTGCAGACTCGTTCCCGCCATTGACAGAGTCGACTTTCCCACTCTACAACAAAATAAGAACACTTGGTTTAGCACCCAAAGGATGGAAGGATCGAAGCGTAACCAGAGGAAGTGGTACTATAGAAAATAATCATTTACTCCAATGGAAGCAGattataatttaattatgatcccCAATTCTGAGCACACTGAATTGTTGTGGGCCTCGTGGCATAATTATTCCAACCAAGTTTTCCACAGCTTCAACCAAACAGGGACCAAATCAGGGTTTGATCTTTGGAGAACAGAGTGGGTGGGTGGGGCAAAGCAAGTACAAATTTACAAACAACAAAATAGATTTCTTACCTATCCTATTCACTTGGAACCTCATTTTTTTGTGCACTATTTACAATCAAAATCTTAAACTTAAATGCATTTCCTAGTTGGAAGCTCAAAAACAAGAGAGATACTAGTCAATCATACAACAATCCTAAATATTATATCTCTTTACTTTTCAAGCTACTTCAAGAGTAGAGGGCCATTACGTGCATTGTTCTTGTTTAAAAGTCGATAGTAAACAGCATTCTGTAGTCAACTTTCATAGTAAAACATAAGACAAGGACAAAAATTGGCAAAGTTCAACATTGACCTGATAACTTGTTGTTCCAGAAGCAAGCTGTGAAGCACCATTGCTAGCTCTGCTATTTCTATCGCCATCATCACTACAATTACTGTCGCAAGGTTGTCCTTGAGAAGATTGCTGAACTTGAACAGAAGCACTTAAAGGCGGAGTAGACGGCTTCTCTAGTGGAGCTGAGACAGACTGCGTAGGGGGCGTAGGGGCCTTTGGCCTCTCGTACTGGGTGACATTGGTCTCTGGATTCCAGAAGTAAAGATAACCTGTTTTACCATCAACAAGACCTCTCCAAGGCTTGGGAAGAGTGGGATCCGCAGGAGCATAACGTGGACCAGCAGAAGAGACAGTTGCAGTAGCCATCGTAAAAGAGTTCAAAGCCAATAACCTAACACAAGATAAAGTACGAATACATATAAgataaaccacaccaaacaaaGTCTTAGTTTGGCTACATAAATTCATTTTTCCAGCAAGCTCTATCGGGGATGAGGTTGCTAAACCATAGAAGGATAGAAAACCCAAACTCAGCAAACAAAGAGGAATACTTGTAAATCCAGTAGAGCTTGGTAACTTTCTATTTGGGATGGGGAAATCTGTTAAGTTTTGAGGGAAAGCAGATTTCCTCTAAACCACAAACAAAGTTGATCTTAGCTGGAAAGGACATTGAGTACCATACAAGGACAGAAAACCCGAACTCAACAATCAAAGAGCAACACTTGTAAATCCAGTAGATACCAGCTGTAGTAAACAACTAAACTAGCGTATCAATTCAACAAATTAGCAAACGATGAGTAATTCGGGATTTGAGGGCACCCATTTGGAAACCAAAATGTATTTCACAAACTGAATAACTAGGTACATTGTAGACAGCACTATCGTATAATAACTAAGATAGAGTGTGAGAGCTAAAGAAAATAGTTTCCAGACAAGCGATCACTTCTTTACCACTTCATTGATAATCTAGGCAAATCCCTTAATACAACATGCATACAAAATTAAAACCTCAATAGAATTTCAGACAAATCAGGCACAATTAACAAATAAATCTCAAGAAATGGTATTCAAAACAATAGAAACTCCAAAAACTTGAAATTAAATGAACAAATAGGAACACAATATACCAACACTTACATGCAAGGACAATGCCTAATAAGTAAGCAACAAGTCTAGCACcacaaacaaaatacacaaacacTCGCATAAATGTGTGGGACCACACACTGGTGGTGTAGTGTGTGTGAGCCCCACCTatttatgtgtgtgtttgtgcaaGTGTATGAACATTTTGTTTGTGATTCTAgattttttgatcagcaaaataCTAAGTACGTTATTCACGTATAATCAacaatatacaaatatacatatGAATACtaggaacacaactttaaaacaaaaCCCAAGACACAAGACACAACTGTGTCCAGAGCGGTTCGACCCACGTACATGGAACGACTTGTGATCTAAAGTCGTCTTCTTCGTCTACAATTTTCAATCAGAGATTCCTGGTGAAATGCAGGAAAACCCTAACGTAGAAACATCTTTCCCAAGCTTACTGTTTCAAAAGTCTTCTCAAAAAAGGTCTAATGGACCCCAAAAACCCTAATCTAAAACCATACATAACGAAATCACCAAATGCAGCTAGAGCTCAACAGCTCCATTACGATCCTATACAacgataaaaccctaaaccaGTTTTTTGAGGTTCATTTTTCGAGATCAAAGAGGCGATTGTACCTGACGACGACGTTTCCAACGCGTTGGAAGAGAGTGGCGAAAGAGCAATACAAAGAAGTGGCGAGAAATGCTCCACTTCTCTGAATgaccttctttctctctcactctctctctctaaaatactctctttctctctctctctctctctctctctctctctctctctctctctctctctctctctctctctctctctggaaaatGCGCTTCCGATGGTAGAGGAAGCGTGAGAAATTAAGGCAGGAAGGGGGCGCAGATATTTATAGCAAAAGAAAAGACACTGTGCCAAATTCAAGGAATTAGGTGACATCATATTTTGTAACCATAGTTTGGAAAGGGCTCTTTCCAACTTAACCATGGTTTAATCCAGAGTCTTCTGTGGTTGGTTTATTTGAAATGGagtagtaaaatattttacgtaaAGAATTGATTTTGACGTTCTCTTTTCACATTTCGCAcatctttttgtctttattcatttgaattttattatCTTGTCTTTAATTCAATATAATTTTTCACacattcaaaaataatattataaattcatatggataaaaaaaaaaaaaaaaggagtatgaaagattaaaagagaagagtgaaaatcatttttcttttacgTATTTGTTATCTGTCATTTGGCATTAACATAACCTACACTTTTCAGCAGCTAAAGAACAATAAGGCCTTGTTCCCCTCAAAGCTTCATGGACTTTAtactttttgagttttaaagaacaaaaatgctagggaGAAACAACAAACCCTGAAAATACCCTCAAAAGATGATGAGGGCCTAGGCCCGAgtataaaagaaaaatgggtGGGTGGACCCCACGCAGATGAGGGCTTGGGCCCGCGTGTAAAAGAAAAGTGGATGGATAGACCCCACGCAGATGACATCATCTTTGAATGATATTTTCCGGGTCATTATTCTTTATCCCTAGCCTTTCTGTTTGACGAATAATATGTGCTAGCTTAGCTGTTAGTATGATTTATTACAATGATTGATCATTTTGCGTTAAGGTAACTTATTTATTCTTCTCGCACGTATTTGGCTCTAGGcttgctttctttcttcttttcttttttgtttggctgtatcgtaactttttattGTCATTTCTACCAACTAGTAGTATTAATCTGGTCATTTActgttgaccaaaaaaataaaataaaatctggTCATGTACTCCACATGGGTTGGTACTAACTCAGAGCTTTTTCAGTCTGTTTAAAATGAACAGTATAGTTTTGCTTGCAACAAATTGGCATAACACTCAAACAACCAGGCTCAATCTTGTACTAGTATCAAATTTGGCACAATGTTTAGCCGTGGCTAAATTTCAGAACAacattcattctctctctctctctctctctctctctctctctctaatccaCAATTGGCATTTTGATTTGACTCGTTATGAAAGCAGTACCCCTAATAATGAATGACATTTACATCATCAACCACAACTCAGCTTTAGGCAGTATCAAAGGAAAGCACTTGGAAGAAAATTTCAACCCAACTCCGTTAGCTTCAAATGAACTAAAAGGGTATTACTTCTTGTTTTAGGGGAGAATACAAGAACTTCataaagaaatatgggaaatAAGGAGTACAGAGAGTTCAACTACAATCCACAATGCTTCGAGATTACAGAAAGAAACTGGTCCAAGTGGTTGGAGAAAGCAATTCTAGACTGATGAATAATATTACTGGAAAACATCCAAAAATTACCAGCCTTTCTGAAGCAACAAAGCAGCCATGAATAGAATGGAGCTAAAAGAGCAAAAGCATCAGGCTGAGAAAATCAAGCTGTTCAATAGCTACCTTCCAAGTACTCCAAAGAATggccaaaaaaaggaaaatgccAATTAAGATCCTCCGAGGGCCCTGAGAGTAAGGAGACTTTTTCACTTCAATACCCAGTGAAAGGCAGCAATTTAACCTCAGGAATTCCCTGAACCAGTAAAATCTCCTCCAAGAAGTTAAGGCTCCCGTGCCCAGGAAGATGGCCAGGCTTAACCCACAGAATATATTTCTAGAGCCATATTCGGGAAGTAGGGCTTCAGAAATAAACATAGAATTATGAGTGACAAATGGATCACAAATCAGTTATTTGTCTGATAGTCGCTGAATCCCCAAAGCGTTACTTACCTACATGAAACTATGGTATGCAACTTCCTTCCAGGAAATAGTTAGCATTTCGACCTCTTGCAGCCAACTAAAAGAAATATATACAGGTCCTTGAACTTGAACAACACTGTTCACATTCAAACAGCATTTGGTTGCCTACACATTTGCATTATCCTCAAAGCACAAGAGCAATTCTTGCAATAAATGGAACCTTGTTCCCAATTTGTCATTGAAACAGAAGGAACTAGGTGAGCACTGCCTACATAAAAGGCCtaaataaaagtttgaattaAGCCCAAATGTATCCGGGCAAAAAAAGGCCCTTCTTCCTAACTTTCAATTCGGTTTCGCCATAATACACTTCACCAAGTCCAGAATACGAAAGTAATCATAAAAAAGGGAGGATTCCTTACCCTCCAGTCCGTCCCTGTGGTGGCGGTTACTTCCTGCAAGGTTGTTACAAGGGCTTCCGCCAATCACAAGGTCAAAACCACCAATGTTACTAATAAGCTGCTCGAGTTGGTCACCATCCACCCGCGTTACATCATCAAAGTCGATAAGGGTACCCTTTTGATTGGTTTGTTCCCACCAACCCCGGACTATATTCCTGTTGACTTCCGATTTCTCAACAGAGACAACCGTTTTCAAAGGGACGCCAAGCTTATGAAGAGCAACTTCAGCACCGCCAATACCCGAAAAAAGCGACAACATATTGATGCCTCCCGGGAATAAATCCTTCAATACAGAGAGGTGATAGGCCACTGTATCAACCTGAAAGAAATTTACCCCATCAACAGAATGACAAAATAATCCATCCTTCTTGGGCATTAGTTCCCTCCGATCAAAGCTTTAAGGAACAAAAAAGTaccaaagttttgaaaattagTAATTAATAAGAATTAAGATAGGTAAAAAGTTATGATGACATACAAAGTTTCGAAAATCAAGTAAAgaggacaaaatgaaaaatacagaTGATCTTTTCAGGTGCCTGGAATCAATAGTGAAAAGGACCAAGAATATTAAAGAATGTTGGATCGAGGTAGTATGTGACAAGGAAAGGAAACAGACGAGGAAACAATAAATAAGATGCTCGCCTGGAATGAATTTCCAAGTGACTTGTATCTATCAGTCCTACTTATACCACCTCCTCTTGTATGATTCTTGGGGAAACCCAAAAGCATCTCTACTTCATCGCACTCGAGAGGCGCAAGCTTGTTCCTTCCCACCCAAACAAGATTCCATTTTCGGCATTCATCCATAACATACTTCTGCACATGCGCGGGTGGCTCGTCATCATAGCAGTCCTCTAGGGCTTTGCGAAGCCTCTCTGTTAGTTTTGCACTGCCAATGCAAGTTTGCAAGCAGTTAAGTTTAGTCCGTGTGTCCCATGCAGGCCACCATCTCCTCGTTAACGGCAAGGCTTCCTTAATGGTGCGAGGAGGGAGCGGAACAAGCGGGAATCGGTTCTGGATTGGGAGGTTGTGGACATACCCTCTTTTCCTTGCTGCTGCACAAAAGTATTTGGAGTCCACAAATTCGGGTTCCACATCATACAAGAACCTCTTGATCGTGTCCCAAACTCCCTTGGGAGCTAGTGCCACATTTTCGTAGTAGAAGTAGGGAGGGCCAGCAGCTGCCTCCGGGAGGTTTCTATAGGGTGTTGGACACAGTTCAGTGGGGACTCCATAGCCAATCATTGGATTGGGAAGTCGGAGTGGCTCCCCATCATCAAACATAGTCCTACTGTCACACCCCctatgttttttccttttccacaTTCCATTCTCCAATAATTTCCTTTTTGGCTTCTGCATAAAGAAAGGATCACTTAACCAGAATGAACCAAAAACAAGAATTTAGCAATTGGAGAACAAAATATAAAAGCTGAACAACTTATTCCCAGAAATGGAAAGGGGTTAGTTGAACACCATATGTTTCACTAGCAGGAAGACAACtgaaaagaagcaaaaaccTCTGGTAGTTCTGGAAAAAAGGGATCTGCCGCCCTTGCCATTTGAGCAGCACATATAAAATCGGTCAGTTCATCAACTGAAGCATCTGGACCTGCAACGTTTTAGAGGCATTATCAAGAAAAGGATTACTGATGGAATGTAAAGGCTAAAATAAGCAGGAGGGGTGAAGTGTTTAGCTACCACAGAAATTCAAATGCAAAATAGGAAGCCTCCGACTAAGGATTCAAACAATGACAGATAATGCAGAACAAAAGAAGATACGGGAAAGATATATGCGGCAGTATACAACTCCCTCAACAGGAATGCATTCAGGATAAAACAGCAACATAACCTCAAAAAATAGCACAAACACCATTTCACAAAGCAACGTGCTAAAGCAGAAAACACAATGTCGACTACGCACCACATCTCTCCATGGCTATTGAGGCCTCTTCCATGGTGTaccccattttttttaagaatgacAAGGCCTTCTCCTTCCCAGACAAGGAATCTGTATTTTCCTGccaagagaaataaaataaaaaatgacaccTCCACTCATAAACCAAGGACACAAATCTCAGGGGGGATCCAATAGTTTTAGCTCCTATCCCTGTTGCAGGCATTAAGAATGCTAGTTTTCAAAAGGTCAAGAACGTTTCCCATGACATCTTAGATAAGACTTTCTTAGGTCTATCACGAAATTTTACTACTTGAAGCTATAAACTTGGCCAAactgttgaaaatcataaaaacAATGAATTGAAATGTGCACTCATATATCTGCaattaaacttttttcaaagaTGTGTCAAGTGCATAGAAAAATGCACAACACAAAATACTCAAAATGCTGCAGTAGAGGGTAAGTTGGTAACAAAGAAAGTAATATTTCAGGTCAACTTTGGTATTGCTTGTGTCAGTAATTCTGCTTCCAAGAGCAGAGCAGTTCGAGGTGGAAATTCCCCTCTCCAGCTTGGATCTCGTATTCTTTTTCCCTTCCCTACTTTTCTTCTGcactttatattttttaaaggtGGATGTCAAGAGCTCTTGACCTTTGATGGTGTTAAGATCTAATTTCTGTTTACTTCTATCagcaaaatcattttggaattttctctTACAAAATGTAGCCGAATAAATGAGTTCGTACAGTGGCATTTGAATCACAGGTCAATATAGATTATAGATTAAGAATCTAAGATGCCACCACTAACAGGTGGCACATTAACTCATTGCCTCGACCCCAAAATTCATGTACTATCAGCCTACCAAGAAGATGCACAATCAAAGATCAATGCTCTCCGCGTTTCTACCTATAATGGCGGGTAGCATGCACTGATACCACTTGTGGCATTATTTCAATTACTCAAATGGAAGAACCAGCGGACATACATCTCCAGACAGTCCTACATTCTACAATAAATCTGCGCCACTAGGAAAGTCCTGGAATAGGGAACTAATTGCAAGACATTAGCAGAAGGGTAGAATAGTTCATTGGAGTTCTCAAGCATTACGCAGTACATGAGTGCCAAAACAGAACATAGTTACCTCATCTTCACACCAGCTATCTGAATCAGAGAGATCATCCGCAAAGTTCTCATAATAGTCCGAAGAGTAGTGATCAGAATCGACAGGTTGTTCTTGCTGCGGAGAGTTTTCAAGAGCCTGCAAGAAATTAGACAATAGTGAATGCTAGAATGAGCACAATTACTTCCCTATGAGAAATACAATCAATTTTGTGGATCAATGATTCAACTAAAAAAGGTGAAGAAACTATCCTAACTGATGTCATGAATGAATTATAAAGACTAAATTTTATCTGGTACATGATGATATGTAAGGAAACCACTACTACACTATTACAAGAGTCCCCAAAAGGCTTCAGCAAAAACATAAGATGGCTTCCAATTTGACGAAGTTCATTTTTCTGCTCCCCTGGCagcttttctttttatattCTTCAGGAACTTCTGTGCGTAGGGGTGTGAGAGATCCTGTTGAAATCTAGGATCAAGACAAAAGTAGCA
Proteins encoded in this window:
- the LOC131304823 gene encoding DNA (cytosine-5)-methyltransferase DRM2-like, which translates into the protein MDQNASGEDSDNIDWDTEDELEIQSSPLPSSSRLTYPDGEATVGDAEAISTTDLSHSKLIHHFVGMGFPEELVAKAIEENGGGNSESILETLLTHSALENSPQQEQPVDSDHYSSDYYENFADDLSDSDSWCEDEENTDSLSGKEKALSFLKKMGYTMEEASIAMERCGPDASVDELTDFICAAQMARAADPFFPELPEKPKRKLLENGMWKRKKHRGCDSRTMFDDGEPLRLPNPMIGYGVPTELCPTPYRNLPEAAAGPPYFYYENVALAPKGVWDTIKRFLYDVEPEFVDSKYFCAAARKRGYVHNLPIQNRFPLVPLPPRTIKEALPLTRRWWPAWDTRTKLNCLQTCIGSAKLTERLRKALEDCYDDEPPAHVQKYVMDECRKWNLVWVGRNKLAPLECDEVEMLLGFPKNHTRGGGISRTDRYKSLGNSFQVDTVAYHLSVLKDLFPGGINMLSLFSGIGGAEVALHKLGVPLKTVVSVEKSEVNRNIVRGWWEQTNQKGTLIDFDDVTRVDGDQLEQLISNIGGFDLVIGGSPCNNLAGSNRHHRDGLEGKESSLFYDYFRILDLVKCIMAKPN